One window of the Rhipicephalus sanguineus isolate Rsan-2018 chromosome 4, BIME_Rsan_1.4, whole genome shotgun sequence genome contains the following:
- the LOC119390190 gene encoding LOW QUALITY PROTEIN: peptidylprolyl isomerase domain and WD repeat-containing protein 1-like (The sequence of the model RefSeq protein was modified relative to this genomic sequence to represent the inferred CDS: inserted 1 base in 1 codon; deleted 2 bases in 2 codons): MAEKRKHDSEDEPVDDNSDDDVIGPLPSEAAKPKKARFLPFERVYLDNLPCAEAYEKSYMHRDIVTHVIVTKTEFVITASCDGHLKFWKKTEDGIEFVKHFRTHLGNVQDVATNSTGLFLCSVSNDKSLKVFDVVNFDLINMMKLPYVPGRCEWVYGPGDAIAAVAVSDADTGKIYVYDGKGDEKPLHAIESLHKAPLSALRYNAKMETVVSVDKKGILEYWTGQRADFKFPKCVRFESKLDTDLYEFVKAKSYPTGLCFSPDGLQFATISTDRKVRVFRFLTGKLTLVLDETLQQLSELQQMQQQLPDMEFGRRMAGDRDLEKSEAFHYCNLTYDDTGHFLVYATLLGIKIVNLRTTVCSRLLGKNDNIRPLHVALYQGVPGANRQITSMETHASENPTLQSLQADPMVVCTGFRKNRFYLFSRREPDEGKTEERDVFNERPSKEDILSATESSAQQRLFPTAIIHTSMGDIHLQLFTKECPRTAENFCVHAKEGYYNGHIFHRVIKGFMVQTGDPTGTGTGGESIWGGNFEDEFHPTLKHDXPYTLSMANAGPNTNGSQFFITVIPAPWLDNKHTVFGRVTRGMEVVQNISIVRTSPKTDKPYDDVRIISITLR; encoded by the exons ATGGCGGAAAAACGAAAACACGACAGCGAGGACGAGCCGGTAGACGACAATTCCGACGACGATGTCATCGGCCCGCTGCCGTCTGAGGCGGCGAAACCGAAGAAGGCGAGGTTTCTTCCTTTCGAGCGCGTCTACCTCGACAACCTTCCGTGCGCCGAAGCGTACGAGAAGAGCTACATGCACAGAGACATCGTCACGCACGTGATCGTCACCAAGACGGAATTTGTGATCACGGCGAGTTGCGACGGCCACCTCAAGTTCTGGAAGAAGACGGAGGACGGCATCGAGTTTGTGAAACACTTCAGGACTCACCTGGGCAACGTCCAGGACGTCGCGACCAACTCGACGGGTCTGTTCCTGTGCTCCGTGTCGAATGACAAGTCGCTCAAGGTGTTCGACGTGGTCAACTTCGATCTTATCAACATGATGAAACTGCCCTACGTGCCCGGTCGGTGCGAGTGGGTCTACGGCCCGGGCGACGCGATCGCCGCGGTGGCCGTCTCGGACGCCGACACGGGCAAGATTTACGTCTACGACGGTAAAGGGGACGAAAAACCGCTGCACGCTATCGAGTCCTTGCACAAGGCTCCGCTGTCGGCACTCAGGTACAACGCCAAGATGGAAACCGTCGTGTCGGTGGACAAGAAGGGAATCCTCGAATACTGGACGGGTCAGAGGGCCGACTTCAAGTTTCCCAAGTGCGTCCGCTTCGAGTCGAAGCTAGACACGGATTTATACGAGTTCGTCAAGGCAAAGTCCTACCCGACGGGTCTGTGCTTCTCGCCGGACGGCCTGCAGTTCGCCACCATCTCCACAGACCGCAAGGTGCGCGTCTTTCGCTTTCTGACCGGTAAGCTGACGCTAGTGCTGGACGAGACTCTGCAACAGCTCTCGGAGTTGCAGCAGATGCAGCAGCAGCTTCCCGACATGGAGTTCGGTCGGCGCATGGCCGGAGACAGGGACCTGGAGAAGTCCGAAGCGTTCCACTACTGCAACCTGACGTACGACGACACCGGTCACTTCCTGGTGTACGCGACGCTGCTGGGAATCAAGATCGTCAACCTCCGTACGACGGTTTGCTCGCGCCTG TTGGGCAAGAACGACAACATTAGGCCGTTGCACGTCGCGCTCTACCAAGGAGTGCCAGGGGCCAATCGCCAGATCACCTCCATGGAGACGCACGCATCGGAAAACCCGACGCTGCAGTCGCTGCAGGCCGACCCCATGGTGGTGTGCACAGGC TTTCGCAAGAACCGATTCTACCTCTTCTCCAGGAGGGAACCCGACGAGGGCAAGACGGAGGAGCGAGACGTCTTCAACGAACGTCCTTCCAAGGAGGACATCCTCTCGGCCACCGAGTCGTCTGCACAGCAGCGACTCTTCCCGACCGCCATCATCCACACCTCCATGGGAGACATTCATCTCCAGCTCTTCACCAAGGAGTGCCCCAGGACGGCAGAGAACTTCTGCGTGCATGCGAAGGAGGGCTACTACAACGGACACATCTTTCATCGAGTCATCAAGGGCTTCATGGTGCAGACGGGTGACCCTACGGGAACGGGCACTGGCGGGGAGTCCATATGGGGAGGCAACTTCGAGGACGAGTTCCACCCGACCCTCAAACACG AGCCGTACACGTTGAGCATGGCCAATGCCGGGCCCAATACTAATG GTTCGCAGTTCTTCATCACCGTGATTCCCGCTCCTTGGCTGGACAACAAGCACACCGTGTTCGGCCGAGTCACTCGCGGCATGGAGGTGGTGCAGAACATCAGCATTGTGCGGACCAGCCCCAAGACCGACAAGCCTTACGACGACGTGCGCATCATCAGCATAACTTTGCGGTGA